The DNA region TAACTGATGGTTGCGGGGCCTCCTCGATCGTGGCGAACTACCTAACGGCGCACGCCCTCACCTGATCTCCCCGTCGCCATATTCCTAGCACTCGCCTTCGCGATACTGAAGCGTGCGCGGCACGATGTGGGACGACTCACACCAAGTTGCGCGTTTCGCGTGCACACAGCACTCTAAATACACCCCGCCCGGATGTGTCTCGACCCCCCTCTGAGACCCCGGGCGGGGCTTTTCGCGTCCTACAGCGCCCAGTCACCGTCGCAGGCTGCGCCGCGCCGTACCCCGCGCGGCAACGTAAGCGGAAATTACTTCAGGAACTTGCGTAGCGCCTTTGCTGTCTGTCCGCTCGTTTTGCGATATACAGCCTTGCGAACCTCACGCTGACCCAACGCGACCGGACCCTTACGTGCCGCACGCCCCGTCGCCGAGGCCCGGGCCATCCTGTACAACATCGAAGTTAAACTCATGTCCAGATCATATCGACGACAATGCCCGCCGAGCCGAAGCCGCCGCACACGTCGCTCACACATGACGAAACCCCCGGCGTGTCGGATCGCCGGGGCTCTCTCTGGTGTGTGTCTCCCCGCAATGGGGCCCATCGCTGGGGCTAGTGCGAGCCGCTTAGAATGCTGTCCGCGTGGTCTGCCACCTCGCGCAGAATCCGCGCGTACCTTCGCATGGCGTCGGCGTTGGCGAATGCTACGTGGAAACTGAAGTGCAGTTGCTCGATGATCGGCCCGGGTGCCCCATTGGGATCGTTCGGTTAAGCCACCATCTCGAACGTCAATGCCTCGTGGCCAGGGCGCTAAGCGACCTGGCCATGAGGCGCTGCCGCTCGCGTTGGACGTGCTGGTAGCGTGCCGCCGTCTTTGGTGATTTGTGGCCGAGGCGCGACATTACGTCGAAGCCGGATGCCTGGCCTGTCTGCGTCGCGAGGATGGCCAACGTGGGTTGAAATTCGTGGACACGCTTGTCGGGCACACAGTCTTCCGGCGGTCTTGACGTCGCTGCGCACGAATACGGCTTTGAAATTTGGCTGCCCAGAGCGGGTGGCTTCGGCTTGCGCACGTCCGCACGTCCGCACGTCCGCACGTCCGCACGTCCGCACGTCCGCCCGCAGCAGATTGTCCGCAAACTGTCCGCAGCACGCATGGCTCCAGATGGCTCAAGACGACGGTGAACGCCGTGTCATCCCTGGTAATTACGACATAGGTGGCTCTAGATGGCTCTAGGTGTACACGCAGGAGCATTACCCGGCGTATCGGCCAACTCATCCGCCCGCCGACGGGCCCACTCGGCTCGTGCTGACGCGACCCTCTCGTATTCTGAGCAAACTCCCTGAATTCTCTGGGCCATTTGTTTCATTGGGAGCGTGGACTTTGGAATAGACCCCAGCCAGGGAGAGAACCATGACCATGGAGAGCCCACAGCCCGCAGACCCGACGATTGACGCCGCACCTCAGCGTCGGCGGTCACGCTGGCGCGGGGCACTCCGCCCCAAGGTGGGCGTGATCGCCGCCTCGGTGCTCGCCCTGGCGTACGTCGCTGGGGTCGGCGTATGGGCCGCGAGCACGAACACCACCTCAGCAGCGACGACGGCGCAGATCGGCACGGCACCGAGTCTGGGCAACGCGCCCTCGGGCGAGGCGGGTGGCGGCTATGTGGGCCCGCGTCAGCGATATGTCGGGCCGCGCCAGGGCTACACCTACCCCGGGAACGGTACGACTTCGCCGGGGACCACGACCTCGACGGAGGCGGCCGCGACCACCGCGTCCGCCTCCGAGTCCACGGGCCTGGTCCTCATCGAGACCGTGCTCGGCTACGACCGGGCCGCGGCTGCAGGCACAGGCGTGGTGCTCACGAGCGATGGACTGGTCCTCACCAACAACCACGTCATCGACGGCTCGACCGCGATATCGGTGACCATCGCTGCGACTGGCAAGACGTACACCGCGACTGTCGTGGGCACTGATGCGACGGACGATGTGGCCCTCCTCCAGCTCCAAGGTGCAACCGGTTTGGCCACGGCGACCCCGGATAAGAACGCCGAACCCGCCGTCGGCGCGGGTGTGACAGCGGTGGGTAACGCCTCCGGCGGCGGCGTGCTGTTGGCCGCAGACGGCGTGGTCACCCAACTGAATTCCTCCGTCACCACCTCGTCGGAATACACGGTGCAGGGGGAGACGCTCGGCGGGATGATCGAGTTCGACGCCGCCGTCGTGGGCGGCGATTCGGGCGGCGCGCTGCTTGACAAACAGGGTGAGGTGGTCGGCATCACGACCGCGGCCTCGGTCGGACGTGCCACCACGGTGGCCTACGCGATTCCGATCAACAGTGCGCTGGCGATCGTCGACCAGATGCGGGCTGGCAACCTGTCTGCTGGCGTGAAGCTCGGCTACCCGGCCTTCCTGGGCGTCGCGATCGCGAGGGACGGCACGACCGGCATGCTGGTGCCCGGTCAGGGTGCTGGTGGGGCGAATGCGGTCGCAGGCGCACAACTCACCTACGTCTACGCCAACACCCCTGCGGCATCCGTGGGCCTGGTAGCGGGGGACACGATCACCGCGATCGGCGGTCAATTGGTGACGAGCGCAGACGACCTGTCGACCGCGATCTCGGGCCACAAGCCAGGCGACTCTGTGAGCCTGACCTGGACGGACACGGGCGGAGCGACTCAGTCCGCCACGGTGACGCTGATGCAAGGGCCTGCCGCGTAGCTGTCGTTCGGTGGCCTCAGCCGACGCCCTCCGCGGCGAGCGCGTCGGTGAGCAGACCGACTAGGGCTTCGAGTTGTACGTCCACAGATGCTTCGACGTCCTCGTCCGGCGCCCCATCCAAGGCCCGGGCCGCCAGGCCCGACTTGGCGTCGATCAGCGCGGCGATCTTGGAGTCGATGGTCTGCGCGGCGATGACCCGCCACGCGGTGACGGGCTCCTCCTGGCCGATGCGGTGGATCCGGTCGATGGCCTGTGTCTGCTCGGCGTCGGTCCAGGACAATTCGGCGAGCACCAGGTTGGAGGCGACCTGAAGGTTCAGCCCCACGCCCGCCGCCATCAGGGAGCACACCGCGATCGCGACATCGGGGTCGTTCTGGAACGCGGCGATGTTCTTCTCGCGCGCCTTGGGTGTCTGGTCGCCGCGGATCGAGGAGTAGCGGATGCCGCGATCGGCGAAGGTCTGCTCGGCCTGATCCATCACGTCGATGTGCTTGGCGAAGAACACGACCTTGCCGACGTTGCGCGCGAGTTGCGCGGCGTAGTCGGCGGCCAGTCCGGCCTTGGCTTGCCCGATCCTGCGGACCATCGTGAAGACGTTTTCCGCGCCGCCTTGCCCGCTCGACTCCTTGAGC from Demequina lutea includes:
- a CDS encoding S1C family serine protease; translation: MTMESPQPADPTIDAAPQRRRSRWRGALRPKVGVIAASVLALAYVAGVGVWAASTNTTSAATTAQIGTAPSLGNAPSGEAGGGYVGPRQRYVGPRQGYTYPGNGTTSPGTTTSTEAAATTASASESTGLVLIETVLGYDRAAAAGTGVVLTSDGLVLTNNHVIDGSTAISVTIAATGKTYTATVVGTDATDDVALLQLQGATGLATATPDKNAEPAVGAGVTAVGNASGGGVLLAADGVVTQLNSSVTTSSEYTVQGETLGGMIEFDAAVVGGDSGGALLDKQGEVVGITTAASVGRATTVAYAIPINSALAIVDQMRAGNLSAGVKLGYPAFLGVAIARDGTTGMLVPGQGAGGANAVAGAQLTYVYANTPAASVGLVAGDTITAIGGQLVTSADDLSTAISGHKPGDSVSLTWTDTGGATQSATVTLMQGPAA